A region of the Romboutsia hominis genome:
GCTAATAACGTCGCCGCTATTATTGGTAACACTGCATTTTTAGCTCCGTCTATTTTAACACTTCCATTAAGTGGATTACTCTTTTTTACTATTATCTTTCCCATTTTTATTGTCTCTCCTCATAATTAATAATCTAATTTTATAATAGGTGTAGCAATATAAATTAATGTTTTATCTTCGTCTTCGCTATACCTCATCCCTATATTCAAATTAATATTATTTCCTAAATATTCTAAGTCATTTCCTTGTAAGATCTTACTATCTGCTGTAACAGATATAAAATTTTCCTCTTGTATTCTATCTACTTCTTGTGCATTCATATTATATAATATTTTCGTTAAAATATCATCACATTTGCTTAAATGTAACTTTTCTGAATATTCTCCAGATATACATGTATTTATATCTGCATTAATTGCAAATTTTTCTAATGTATTCTCAAGAACTGTATAAACGCCCACTATATTTTTATATACTTTATTCTGTAATATGTCAACCATTATGTGAGCCTCTTCGTCATTTTTCTTTATGAAAATTATGGAAATGCTTTCATCTTCTATTTTACCGCTTAAATGAATCTGTTTCTCATCTTTATTCCATATTTCTTCCCATGCTAAATCACTTTCTTCTAGTCCTAAATTATTAAGTATTT
Encoded here:
- a CDS encoding YwmB family TATA-box binding protein; amino-acid sequence: MKLIKMICIFLILMMMGILISFADTKSKNEYNELIRTFINTEAKFNFYNIKANGSINYNISKEEMVDMCTEILNNLGLEESDLAWEEIWNKDEKQIHLSGKIEDESISIIFIKKNDEEAHIMVDILQNKVYKNIVGVYTVLENTLEKFAINADINTCISGEYSEKLHLSKCDDILTKILYNMNAQEVDRIQEENFISVTADSKILQGNDLEYLGNNINLNIGMRYSEDEDKTLIYIATPIIKLDY